The Candidatus Methylomirabilota bacterium genome includes a region encoding these proteins:
- a CDS encoding formylmethanofuran dehydrogenase subunit B has protein sequence MQTIGLPTCTVGEIKNRADLVVYWGSNPAEAHPRHPSRYAVTAKGLFTPTGKKGRTIVTIDVRPTASSRMADIAFQIRPNTDYEVATSLTALVNGYELNRTEVGGVPVAEWKVLADKLKSCKFGIICWGMGITMSRGKTMNAIALLKLAQALNRFTKFSGMPMRGHGNVVGIAQVMTWQTGYPFSVNFSRGYPRYNPGEFSVADLVARKEIDAAMIMAADAVGHLPGKTSEHLRSIPLIAIDPKESDTTKVATVVIPVAQAAVAAGGMSYRMDHIPLKMKKVVDSPWPTDREILERIIAKVVAKKDCG, from the coding sequence CTGCAGACAATTGGGCTTCCGACGTGCACAGTAGGAGAGATCAAGAACCGGGCCGACCTTGTCGTGTACTGGGGATCGAATCCGGCCGAGGCGCATCCCCGGCACCCCAGCCGCTATGCCGTAACGGCCAAGGGACTCTTCACCCCAACGGGGAAGAAAGGGCGAACGATCGTGACGATTGATGTGAGGCCGACTGCCTCTTCTCGGATGGCCGATATCGCCTTCCAGATCAGGCCGAACACGGACTACGAGGTCGCGACGTCGCTCACGGCTCTTGTGAACGGTTACGAGTTAAATCGAACCGAAGTGGGCGGCGTACCGGTTGCCGAATGGAAAGTGCTGGCGGATAAACTGAAGAGTTGCAAATTTGGGATTATCTGTTGGGGAATGGGCATTACGATGAGTCGCGGCAAGACGATGAATGCCATCGCCCTCCTGAAGCTAGCCCAGGCGCTGAATCGATTCACCAAGTTTTCCGGTATGCCGATGCGGGGTCATGGCAACGTGGTCGGTATTGCGCAGGTGATGACCTGGCAAACCGGCTACCCCTTTTCCGTCAATTTCAGCCGGGGCTATCCTCGATACAACCCCGGGGAGTTCTCCGTTGCCGACCTAGTAGCCCGGAAAGAGATCGATGCCGCCATGATTATGGCGGCAGATGCGGTCGGCCATCTTCCCGGCAAGACCTCGGAGCATCTTCGGTCGATCCCGCTCATCGCGATTGACCCCAAAGAGAGCGACACGACCAAGGTAGCGACGGTGGTCATCCCGGTGGCGCAGGCCGCGGTGGCGGCCGGCGGTATGTCATATCGGATGGATCATATCCCGCTCAAGATGAAGAAGGTGGTCGACTCGCCCTGGCCGACGGATCGGGAGATCTTGGAGCGGATCATCGCAAAGGTTGTAGCAAAGAAGGACTGTGGTTAA
- a CDS encoding response regulator transcription factor, whose product MKILVVDDEQDITALVAYHLEREGFHVLQAHDGLQALELVKRERPSLLVLDLMLPHLSGLDLCRRLRKEPDTARLPILMLTAKAEETDKVLGLELGGDDYLTKPFGPRELVARVKALIRRSEELQREEVVKAGSMEIDLGRYTVAIRKQVVELTPKEFDLLKALVLAKGRALTRDYLLDRVWGYERASEIESRTVDVHVRRLREKLGPEAKRIITVKSVGYRFDQQS is encoded by the coding sequence ATGAAGATCCTCGTCGTGGACGATGAGCAAGACATCACCGCTCTGGTTGCGTATCACCTGGAGAGAGAGGGATTCCATGTCCTCCAGGCGCATGACGGCCTCCAGGCCTTGGAGCTGGTCAAGCGTGAGCGACCGAGCCTACTGGTTCTGGATCTGATGTTGCCACACCTGAGCGGATTGGATCTCTGTCGACGGCTCCGCAAAGAACCCGACACGGCCCGGCTCCCGATCCTGATGCTGACCGCCAAAGCGGAGGAGACCGACAAGGTTCTAGGTCTTGAACTGGGCGGCGACGACTATCTCACCAAGCCGTTTGGACCGCGGGAGCTGGTGGCGAGGGTCAAGGCCCTGATTCGCAGGAGTGAGGAGCTTCAGCGGGAAGAGGTTGTGAAGGCCGGCAGCATGGAAATCGATCTCGGCCGGTATACCGTCGCTATCCGTAAGCAGGTCGTCGAGCTGACGCCAAAGGAGTTCGACCTTCTGAAAGCCCTTGTTTTGGCTAAGGGCCGGGCACTGACCCGCGACTACCTTCTGGATCGAGTGTGGGGGTACGAGCGAGCCTCCGAGATCGAATCCCGCACCGTCGATGTCCACGTCCGGCGCCTCCGGGAGAAGTTGGGACCGGAGGCCAAGCGGATCATCACCGTCAAAAGCGTCGGGTATCGGTTCGACCAACAGTCATAA
- a CDS encoding LysR family transcriptional regulator yields the protein MQLEVKSKTWLESGGKFIMGEHGIALLDAIDELGSIQRAARQLGWSYRHAWGYLKNMERNAGVPILRASHGGTSGGGTRLTPQGRKLLRDYKRLQKTLRTTIQRKSRLLFSY from the coding sequence ATGCAGCTCGAGGTAAAGTCAAAGACTTGGCTGGAGTCGGGTGGCAAGTTCATCATGGGGGAGCACGGCATCGCGCTCCTCGACGCGATCGACGAGCTAGGGTCGATCCAGCGGGCGGCGAGACAGCTCGGGTGGTCCTATCGGCACGCCTGGGGATATCTGAAGAATATGGAACGGAACGCCGGAGTGCCTATCTTGCGCGCCAGTCATGGAGGGACGTCTGGCGGGGGGACGCGGCTTACGCCGCAGGGACGCAAGCTCTTGCGGGACTACAAGCGATTGCAGAAGACGTTGCGGACAACCATACAGCGGAAATCGCGGTTGCTGTTCTCGTACTAA
- a CDS encoding efflux RND transporter permease subunit, translating to MAVVSYVLKRPYTVIATLILICLLGVGAGLRMPIDIFPEIDIPVVSVVWTYNGMNARDIQNRILTIHERQMASLVDDISHIEATSYNGVGVEKVYLHEGADVTRAVSQLASSALVVLKYMPPNITPPLVIRYGATDVPIIQLSLSSHSLPDTKLNDLGQNIIRPDLAVVHGAEVPYPYGGKPRVIMADIDQQALEARGLSPSDIGQALQHQNVIFPAGDVKIGTKDYTLAMNNSPDVIEAINAFPITEINGKTVFMRDVAHVHDGFQVQTNSVSVNGMPGTLMTIRKTGGVSTLAVIDGVREALPDIKKMLPAGVSIKAIFDQSLFVKAALNSVLMGGAMAAGLTALMILLFLGNWRLTLIILASIPLSIVAAVLFMYVDGQTLNTMTLGGFALAVGILVDNGTVVIENIERHLRAQEPLEWAIINGAGEVGVPTLLSTVCICIVFVPIFLLQGTAKYLFSPLSLSVCVSLIASLALSFTLVPVLFKYLMRSAVDVHNKSDWLSTPPSAKRNPFSVLHRTFEHGFESFRKIYRHSLLWVLLEPKITVLFFIVLMAVSLLLFPQLGRDFFPQVDAGQMRLHVRAPPGPRMEETQKDFAEVETAVRQLVGPQQIDTMLDNIGLPYSGINIALSDSATVGPMDGEILISLAKDHTPTADLMATLRRELPKRFAGMQFFFQPADIVDQVLNFGQPAPIDIRISGPRSSEAYELATKLVHDLQAIPGVVDSHVYQVPYAPALGINIDRTLATEFGLDQQHTASNVLVTTNSSAQTMPNFWINPRNSVSYPLVVQMPTYRINSTQDIGTMPVAVSGNGQRSQLLMNVAKFERATVPMVMSQYNIRPVFDVHADVQGRDLNSVAQDIDKVIAANQPDASKALTLTLSGQVETMRESYSGLFEGIAMAVVLVYLFLVINFQSWIDPLIVLAAVPFALGGVMWMLYLTQTPLSVPALMGTLMCIGLTTANSILVVTFANQRMRAGDSAWVAAEIAGFTRLRPVLMTAGAMILGMIPMAFGIGEGGEQNAPLARAVIGGLLFATFATLVFVPTMYRLLGRTRVHGLRSNPHAAT from the coding sequence ATGGCAGTAGTCAGCTATGTTTTGAAGCGGCCTTACACGGTTATTGCCACGCTTATCCTCATATGCCTTTTAGGTGTCGGGGCTGGTTTGCGCATGCCCATTGATATCTTCCCTGAAATCGATATCCCGGTCGTCAGTGTGGTCTGGACCTATAACGGTATGAATGCTAGGGACATTCAGAATCGTATTCTCACTATTCACGAGCGGCAGATGGCGTCGCTGGTCGATGATATTTCGCATATCGAAGCCACCAGCTATAACGGTGTTGGCGTCGAAAAGGTCTATCTACATGAAGGGGCCGATGTAACCCGTGCTGTCTCGCAACTGGCAAGCAGTGCATTGGTTGTTCTCAAATATATGCCGCCCAACATTACCCCTCCTTTGGTCATTCGTTACGGCGCGACCGACGTGCCGATTATTCAGTTGAGCCTGTCGAGCCATTCACTGCCCGATACTAAATTGAACGATTTGGGCCAGAACATCATCAGGCCTGACCTTGCGGTGGTGCATGGCGCGGAGGTTCCTTACCCCTATGGCGGCAAGCCTCGCGTCATTATGGCCGATATCGATCAGCAAGCACTGGAAGCGCGCGGGCTAAGCCCGTCAGACATTGGTCAGGCTTTACAGCATCAGAACGTCATTTTTCCAGCGGGTGATGTGAAGATTGGGACCAAGGACTACACTCTTGCCATGAACAACAGCCCCGATGTGATCGAGGCGATTAATGCTTTCCCCATCACGGAAATTAACGGCAAGACAGTATTCATGCGCGATGTCGCGCATGTGCATGACGGCTTTCAGGTGCAAACGAATTCGGTATCGGTAAACGGAATGCCGGGTACGCTGATGACCATTCGTAAAACAGGCGGCGTTTCAACCTTAGCCGTTATCGACGGGGTACGCGAGGCACTGCCGGATATTAAAAAAATGTTGCCGGCTGGCGTTTCCATTAAGGCAATTTTTGACCAGTCCTTGTTCGTCAAGGCCGCTCTCAACAGTGTCCTCATGGGCGGCGCAATGGCGGCAGGCCTGACCGCATTGATGATTTTGTTGTTTCTTGGTAACTGGCGGTTGACGCTTATCATTCTGGCGTCCATCCCGCTTTCTATCGTCGCCGCCGTGCTCTTCATGTATGTCGATGGGCAAACCCTGAACACGATGACATTGGGCGGCTTTGCACTTGCGGTCGGTATTTTAGTTGATAATGGCACGGTCGTTATTGAAAATATCGAGCGTCATCTCCGCGCCCAGGAGCCTTTGGAATGGGCGATCATTAACGGCGCTGGCGAGGTTGGCGTCCCGACACTACTGTCAACTGTTTGTATCTGTATCGTGTTTGTGCCGATTTTTCTGCTGCAAGGCACCGCCAAATATTTGTTCTCGCCGCTGTCTCTTTCCGTATGCGTGTCATTAATCGCCAGCCTTGCGCTTTCTTTTACGTTAGTGCCGGTATTATTTAAATATCTCATGCGCTCGGCGGTCGACGTACACAATAAATCGGACTGGCTTTCGACTCCACCGAGCGCGAAGCGCAATCCTTTCAGTGTCCTTCATAGAACATTCGAGCATGGGTTTGAATCTTTTCGAAAAATATACCGGCACTCCTTGTTGTGGGTATTGTTAGAGCCGAAAATCACCGTCCTGTTTTTCATCGTCCTTATGGCAGTTTCGCTTCTGCTGTTTCCGCAATTGGGGCGTGACTTTTTCCCGCAAGTTGATGCGGGTCAAATGCGGCTTCACGTTCGCGCACCTCCGGGACCGCGGATGGAAGAAACGCAGAAAGATTTTGCGGAAGTCGAAACCGCTGTTCGCCAGCTTGTAGGGCCGCAACAGATAGATACCATGCTCGACAACATTGGGCTGCCTTACAGTGGCATTAATATCGCGCTCAGCGATTCCGCGACAGTCGGGCCGATGGATGGTGAAATTCTCATATCCTTGGCCAAAGATCATACGCCGACCGCAGACCTTATGGCTACATTGCGCCGCGAGTTGCCGAAGCGGTTTGCCGGTATGCAATTCTTCTTTCAGCCGGCCGACATTGTTGATCAAGTACTTAATTTCGGGCAGCCTGCTCCCATTGACATTCGCATATCCGGCCCACGTAGCTCCGAAGCTTATGAACTTGCAACTAAACTTGTTCACGACCTTCAAGCAATTCCGGGAGTTGTGGATTCTCATGTTTATCAGGTGCCGTATGCGCCCGCGCTAGGTATCAATATTGACCGCACGTTGGCGACCGAGTTCGGCCTCGATCAGCAACATACCGCCAGCAATGTTCTGGTAACGACTAATTCCAGCGCCCAGACAATGCCTAATTTCTGGATCAACCCTCGAAACAGCGTCAGTTATCCGCTGGTAGTGCAGATGCCGACCTATCGCATCAATTCGACGCAGGATATAGGGACCATGCCCGTCGCTGTATCCGGCAACGGACAACGAAGCCAGCTTCTCATGAATGTCGCCAAATTCGAGCGTGCTACTGTGCCTATGGTGATGTCACAATATAATATCCGCCCAGTGTTTGATGTTCATGCCGATGTACAGGGGCGCGATCTCAATTCCGTTGCTCAAGATATAGACAAGGTCATTGCCGCCAACCAACCGGATGCATCCAAGGCGCTCACCCTTACATTAAGCGGCCAGGTTGAAACCATGCGCGAAAGCTATTCGGGTTTATTTGAGGGCATAGCAATGGCCGTTGTGCTGGTTTACCTGTTCCTCGTTATCAATTTTCAGAGCTGGATCGACCCGTTGATCGTGCTGGCAGCAGTGCCATTCGCACTTGGCGGTGTAATGTGGATGCTTTACCTGACACAAACCCCCCTCAGCGTTCCGGCGCTGATGGGTACACTGATGTGCATTGGTTTGACAACAGCTAACAGCATTCTCGTTGTGACTTTTGCCAATCAGCGGATGAGGGCTGGAGATAGCGCGTGGGTTGCTGCTGAAATAGCTGGGTTTACTCGCTTGCGCCCCGTGTTGATGACGGCAGGCGCGATGATTTTGGGCATGATTCCGATGGCATTTGGCATTGGCGAAGGGGGTGAGCAGAACGCGCCCTTGGCCCGCGCCGTAATCGGCGGCCTGTTGTTCGCAACGTTCGCCACTCTTGTTTTCGTTCCCACCATGTACCGGCTGCTTGGTCGCACTCGGGTCCATGGTCTAAGGAGTAATCCTCATGCAGCTACCTAG
- a CDS encoding HAMP domain-containing protein, producing the protein MTGRFERRLIATYLLLVLVIVFMVGMNLLVSIDQPKVSWLNLLTGGLITLTAAVVLGFVIARQVTRPIVEMTAVARRMAEGDFSRRISTASTDEIGQLGSTLNLMAQRLEDRLAELEGERAKGAAILESMVEGVLAVDGANRILLINASACRLLNASSHAGVGKPFLEVIRNKEMLDLLDQTLKEGTFARQELRIFTPVQRVLQVHASPLKSRAQTAGAMLVLHDVTELRRLEMVRTEFVSNVSHELRTPLTSIRGYLETLLEGGFEDQKHARPFLEVIHKHTERLGRLLDDLLDLSNLELEKATLHRRPTSLAEVVENGMAIYGPRATKQGIDMRVVLPNNLPFVLADRDRLMQILINLLDNGLKFTPKGGRVTVTARELRGSECCEVQSGSEIVSHTDCVEVAVQDTGVGIPSQDLPRITERFYRVDRARSRELGGTGLGLAIVKHLVKAHGGELTIESELNKGTTVRFTLPVARPDQEFT; encoded by the coding sequence ATGACAGGTAGATTCGAGCGCAGGCTGATCGCCACGTATCTCCTCTTGGTGCTGGTCATCGTTTTCATGGTCGGGATGAATCTCCTCGTCTCGATTGATCAACCGAAGGTGAGTTGGCTGAATCTTCTCACTGGGGGTCTGATTACCCTGACGGCAGCAGTGGTCTTGGGCTTCGTTATCGCCCGTCAGGTGACACGGCCTATTGTAGAGATGACGGCCGTGGCCCGCCGCATGGCTGAAGGCGACTTCTCCCGGAGGATCTCTACGGCTTCGACCGACGAAATCGGCCAGTTAGGGTCTACGCTGAATCTGATGGCCCAACGGCTGGAGGATCGGCTGGCCGAACTGGAAGGAGAACGTGCCAAGGGGGCGGCTATCCTGGAAAGCATGGTGGAAGGCGTGCTGGCGGTTGATGGAGCAAATCGGATCCTGCTCATCAACGCCAGCGCTTGCCGACTCCTCAACGCTTCGTCACACGCGGGCGTCGGTAAGCCGTTTCTTGAAGTGATCCGCAACAAGGAGATGCTCGATCTCCTGGATCAAACGCTTAAAGAGGGGACATTTGCCCGGCAGGAGCTTCGGATCTTTACCCCGGTGCAGCGCGTTCTTCAAGTACATGCCTCCCCCCTGAAGAGCCGGGCGCAGACAGCAGGCGCTATGCTGGTACTGCATGATGTGACTGAACTGCGGCGCCTGGAGATGGTGCGCACCGAGTTCGTGTCCAATGTCTCCCATGAGTTGAGGACTCCCCTGACCTCGATTAGAGGGTATCTGGAGACCCTTCTGGAAGGGGGTTTTGAGGATCAGAAACATGCCCGTCCGTTCCTCGAGGTGATCCATAAGCACACCGAGCGTTTGGGTCGGCTTCTGGACGATCTGCTGGACCTCTCTAACCTGGAGTTAGAAAAGGCCACGCTCCACCGGCGCCCGACGAGCCTCGCGGAGGTGGTCGAGAATGGTATGGCCATCTACGGACCACGGGCAACCAAGCAGGGAATCGACATGCGGGTGGTTTTACCAAACAACCTGCCGTTTGTGCTGGCCGACCGCGATCGTCTGATGCAGATCCTGATCAACCTCCTGGACAACGGCCTCAAGTTCACACCAAAGGGCGGGCGAGTAACAGTCACCGCCCGAGAACTACGAGGTTCGGAGTGCTGCGAGGTACAGAGCGGATCTGAGATCGTCTCACACACCGATTGCGTGGAGGTTGCAGTGCAAGATACCGGCGTCGGAATACCGTCACAGGACTTGCCACGGATCACCGAACGATTTTATCGAGTAGACAGGGCGCGCTCCAGGGAGCTGGGCGGGACCGGACTCGGACTGGCCATCGTGAAGCACCTGGTCAAGGCGCATGGTGGTGAGCTGACCATTGAAAGCGAACTGAATAAGGGGACCACCGTCCGCTTTACACTCCCGGTCGCCCGACCTGATCAGGAGTTCACATAA
- a CDS encoding TOBE domain-containing protein, with protein MEMSARNQLVGVIKKVKVGAVITEVVMKVGDQELVAAITTGSAKRMKLKVGDQVFAVIKATEVMIAKE; from the coding sequence ATGGAGATGAGCGCACGGAATCAGTTGGTCGGGGTCATTAAGAAGGTCAAAGTCGGAGCCGTGATCACTGAGGTGGTCATGAAGGTGGGGGATCAGGAACTGGTCGCCGCTATCACGACCGGATCGGCCAAGCGGATGAAACTGAAGGTCGGAGACCAAGTCTTTGCCGTCATCAAAGCCACCGAAGTCATGATCGCCAAGGAGTAG
- a CDS encoding substrate-binding domain-containing protein — MRLRGATWRKAVLRHCGVGLAAMAFLQASPVGTIGAAGQHVILATTTSTQDSGLLDVLVPLFEKRTGYVVKTISIGTGQALALGGRGEADVVLVHAPETEKKYVAEGTLINRRLVMHNDFVVIGPTTDPAQIRSLKTASDALRRIAERKATFVSRGDNSGTHQLEQRLWQEAGRDANGDWYLESGQGMGQTLAIASEKQAYTLTDRGTYLALKKRLALDIMVERDPLLLNIYSVMEVNPAKFPKVNAAGGMAFADFMVSAETQAVIKTFGIEKFGQPLFFPDAGKHEKEIGR, encoded by the coding sequence ATGCGCTTGCGGGGTGCGACCTGGCGAAAAGCCGTTCTGAGGCACTGTGGTGTTGGGCTGGCCGCGATGGCCTTTCTGCAGGCCAGCCCGGTCGGCACTATCGGGGCCGCAGGCCAGCATGTCATCCTGGCCACTACGACCAGCACGCAGGATTCAGGCCTGCTCGACGTGTTGGTGCCGCTGTTTGAAAAGCGCACCGGCTACGTAGTGAAAACGATTTCTATCGGAACCGGTCAGGCGCTTGCTCTGGGCGGTCGCGGTGAGGCGGACGTCGTCCTGGTTCATGCGCCTGAGACTGAGAAGAAGTATGTCGCTGAGGGGACGCTCATCAACCGTCGGCTGGTGATGCACAACGATTTTGTCGTGATCGGTCCGACCACAGATCCGGCTCAGATCCGCAGCTTGAAGACGGCGAGTGATGCGCTTCGCAGAATAGCCGAGAGAAAGGCGACGTTCGTCTCGCGCGGCGATAATTCCGGGACACATCAGCTTGAGCAACGCCTTTGGCAAGAGGCGGGGCGAGACGCGAACGGCGACTGGTATCTGGAATCAGGTCAGGGGATGGGCCAGACCCTTGCCATCGCGTCGGAGAAGCAGGCCTATACGCTCACCGACCGCGGCACCTATCTGGCCCTAAAAAAACGCCTCGCCCTGGACATCATGGTCGAGCGTGACCCATTGCTCCTGAATATCTACTCGGTTATGGAAGTCAATCCAGCCAAGTTCCCAAAGGTCAATGCCGCGGGCGGCATGGCGTTCGCCGACTTCATGGTCTCGGCCGAGACCCAGGCTGTTATCAAGACGTTTGGTATTGAGAAGTTTGGCCAGCCGTTGTTCTTCCCGGACGCGGGCAAACATGAGAAGGAGATTGGACGTTGA
- a CDS encoding phosphotransferase produces the protein MTQAILVRRPSDLTVAWAQRIVAQHAADTTVSEVNVLSADIGTTTRVRVAVEHNGPETLPRRWFVKLPSRSWRARCITALPRLLQTEVRFYQEVTQAVPVLQPTILAAQSRRGRGTTLVLADVTEHGAVPGEPGDALTAAQAALVVEQLARLHAQFWNTANLDHEYCWLAGPVRRWEDRLGSALAVPLMQRGLRRAGSAVPIALHGPAVHYARRRRHVMRLLADGPRTLVHHDVHPGNLFWQQSQPGFLDWQLVRIGEGIGDVAYFLATALTPEIRRTCEARLLVRYQQVLEDHQIADLDSTTLRQRYRAHLIYAFEAMVVTLAVGDMMPLESNLELIRRAAGAVEDHDAFTIRPARSAYQRSSSSA, from the coding sequence GTGACGCAGGCTATTCTCGTTCGCCGACCGAGTGACCTGACGGTCGCCTGGGCGCAACGCATCGTTGCGCAACATGCTGCAGACACCACGGTATCGGAGGTCAATGTGCTGTCCGCTGATATCGGGACGACAACGCGGGTACGCGTCGCGGTTGAACACAACGGGCCGGAGACGTTGCCCCGTCGTTGGTTCGTGAAACTGCCGTCGCGGTCTTGGCGAGCCCGGTGCATTACGGCGTTACCCCGCCTCCTCCAGACGGAAGTGCGTTTCTATCAGGAAGTGACGCAGGCTGTTCCCGTACTTCAGCCCACCATTTTAGCGGCGCAGAGCCGGCGCGGACGGGGCACGACGCTGGTCCTTGCTGATGTGACAGAACATGGCGCTGTTCCCGGCGAACCCGGGGATGCTTTGACGGCCGCCCAAGCGGCCCTGGTGGTCGAGCAACTGGCCCGACTTCACGCGCAGTTTTGGAATACAGCAAATCTCGATCACGAGTATTGCTGGCTGGCTGGTCCTGTCCGACGTTGGGAAGATCGGTTGGGATCAGCTCTGGCAGTGCCGTTGATGCAACGGGGGTTACGGCGCGCTGGAAGCGCCGTTCCTATAGCGCTCCACGGCCCTGCTGTGCACTATGCACGCCGGCGTCGCCACGTGATGCGCTTGCTTGCAGACGGCCCACGCACCCTCGTCCATCACGATGTACATCCCGGCAATCTCTTCTGGCAGCAATCCCAACCAGGATTCCTCGACTGGCAACTCGTCCGCATTGGTGAGGGGATTGGCGATGTCGCGTACTTCTTGGCCACCGCGCTCACACCTGAAATTCGGCGGACGTGCGAAGCGCGCCTGCTCGTACGGTATCAACAGGTTCTTGAGGACCATCAGATCGCGGATCTCGATTCCACAACGCTCCGGCAAAGATATCGCGCTCATCTCATCTATGCCTTCGAGGCCATGGTGGTGACGCTTGCGGTCGGTGACATGATGCCCCTGGAGAGCAATCTCGAACTCATCCGCCGAGCGGCCGGGGCGGTTGAGGATCACGATGCCTTTACGATCAGACCGGCGAGGAGCGCCTATCAGAGATCCAGCTCCTCAGCCTGA
- a CDS encoding formylmethanofuran dehydrogenase: MVKKRFTIITLRTLTQGQAMHVGKESKEYVEEISTVRMNLKDIEELALQDGDRIRLSTPHGSTVLKFAKGDVPQGMVLIAYGRLINPIIGTDTQATGMPDYKGIEVEVERYV; the protein is encoded by the coding sequence ATGGTGAAGAAACGGTTTACGATAATCACATTGCGAACGCTGACGCAAGGCCAGGCGATGCACGTCGGAAAGGAGTCGAAGGAGTATGTGGAAGAGATCTCAACTGTACGAATGAATCTCAAGGATATCGAAGAGCTGGCGCTGCAGGACGGCGATCGGATTCGATTATCGACGCCGCACGGCTCGACGGTCCTCAAATTTGCGAAGGGCGATGTTCCCCAAGGGATGGTGTTGATTGCGTATGGGCGACTGATCAATCCGATTATCGGTACGGATACTCAAGCGACCGGGATGCCGGACTATAAGGGCATCGAAGTGGAGGTGGAGCGCTATGTCTGA
- a CDS encoding arsenate reductase ArsC: MDQPIRVLFVCTHNSARSQMAEGLLRALAGDRFDVASAGTEATRVHPLAIRVMDEVGIDLRGHTSKTIDAFLGERWDYVITVCDSANERCPMFPGRTTRIHWSFDDPSQATGTDEDRLKSFRRVRDAILTRLRQWLTDLQTSAS; this comes from the coding sequence ATGGATCAACCGATTCGGGTCCTTTTCGTCTGTACGCACAACTCGGCCCGAAGCCAGATGGCCGAAGGACTCCTTCGCGCGCTCGCAGGAGATCGTTTCGACGTAGCCAGCGCCGGGACTGAGGCCACGCGCGTCCACCCTCTTGCGATCCGGGTGATGGACGAGGTCGGGATCGATCTGAGAGGACACACCTCGAAAACTATCGACGCATTCCTTGGTGAGCGATGGGACTATGTGATCACAGTCTGCGACAGCGCCAACGAGCGATGCCCGATGTTCCCAGGAAGAACAACTCGCATCCACTGGAGCTTCGACGATCCCTCTCAGGCCACCGGCACAGATGAAGATCGCCTGAAGTCGTTCCGCCGGGTTCGCGATGCAATCCTCACACGACTCCGCCAATGGCTCACTGATCTACAGACATCCGCCTCGTAA